A single region of the Ciconia boyciana unplaced genomic scaffold, ASM3463844v1 HiC_scaffold_38, whole genome shotgun sequence genome encodes:
- the LOC140645798 gene encoding CKLF-like MARVEL transmembrane domain-containing protein 5 — protein sequence MVSSSCPPWCPPHVPMVSPHGVLLVSPRCPPTSPQDLLRAVSGTIIFLVVALVALAASRDALAATTFTFSLILSFLFAFDAFVTYRTKVAPAGGQDPDMEST from the exons ATGGTGTCCTCCTCATGTCCCCCGTGGTGTCCTCCTcatgtccccatggtgtccccccATGGTGTCCTCCTCGtgtccccacgctgtccccccacgtccccccaggACCTCCTCCGGGCCGTCAGCGGGACCATCATCTTCCTCGTCGTGGCTCTGGTGGCCCTGGCCGCCTCCCGGGACGCCTTGGCCGCCACCACCTTT accTTCAGCCtcatcctctccttcctcttcgCCTTCGACGCCTTCGTCACCTACCGCACCAAGGTGGCCCCGGCAGGGGGACAGG acCCCGACATGGAGTCAACCTAA
- the SLC7A8 gene encoding large neutral amino acids transporter small subunit 2, which yields MTEGARQRGSPPEKGDPPEKEDGGGEGGGGGDDGGGVALKKEIGLLSACGIIVGNIIGSGIFVSPKGVLENAGCVGLALLVWGATGAVTAVGALCYAELGVTIPRSGGDYAYVKEIFGGLAGFLRLWIAVLVIYPTNQAVIALTFANYVLHPLFPDCPAPEPGLRLLAAACLLLLTWVNCASVRWATRVQDVFTAGKLLALALIIGTGIFQICKGEHFWLAPRQAFSFWQPPAAGRVALAFLQGSFAYGGWNFLNYVTEELVDPYRNLPRAIFISIPLVTFVYVFANVAYVTAMSPQELLDSNAVAVTFGQKVLGVMAWVMPLAVALSTFGGVNGSLFTCSRLFYAGAREGHLPALLAMIHVERRTPIPALLVTCVSTLLMLVTGDIYTLINYVGFVNYLWYGVTVAGLVALRWRQPRRPRPIRVSLCFPALYLLFWAALLLFSLWSEPLVCGIGLGIMATGAPLYLLGVRGGPRPPALRRAMDALTRFGQRLCLVVYPLAGGDAAAPHGDQQQPLTSQPHN from the exons ATGACGGAGGGTGCCCGGCAGCGGGGTTCCCCCCCGGAGAAAGGGGACCCCCCCGAAAAagaagatggaggaggagaaggaggaggagggggcgaTGATGGCGGCGGCGTGGCCTTGAAGAAGGAGATTGGGCTGCTCAGCGCCTGCGGCATCATCGTGG GCAACATCATCGGCTCGGGGATCTTCGTCTCCCCCAAAGGGGTGTTGGAGAACGCGGGGTGCgtggggctggccctgctggtgTGGGGCGCGACGGGGGCGGTGACGGCCGTGGGGGCCCTGTGCTACGCCGAGCTGGGCGTCACCATCCCGCGCTCCGGCGGCGACTACGCCTACGTCAAGGAGATCTtcggggggctggcggg gTTCCTGCGGCTGTGGATCGCGGTGCTGGTCATCTACCCCACCAACCAGGCCGTCATCGCCCTCACCTTCGCCAACTACGTCCTACACCCGCTCTTCCCCGACTGTCCCGCGCCCGAGCCCGGGCTGCGCCTCCTGGCCGCCGCCTGCCTGC tgctgCTGACGTGGGTGAACTGCGCCAGCGTCCGCTGGGCCACCCGGGTGCAGGACGTCTTCACCGCCGGCAAGCTGCTGGCCCTCGCCCTCATCATCGGCACCGGCATCTTCCAGATCTGCAAGG GGGAGCACTTCTGGCTGGCCCCCCGCCAGGCCTTCTCCTTCTGGcagccgccggcggcggggcgggtgGCGCTGGCCTTCCTCCAGGGCTCCTTCGCCTACGGCGGCTGGAACTTCCTCAACTACGTCACCGAGGAGCTGGTGGATCCCTACCG caacCTGCCCAGGGCCATCTTCATCTCCATCCCCCTCGTCACCTTCGTCTACGTCTTCGCCAACGTGGCCTACGTCACCGCCATGtccccccaggagctgctggactCCAACGCCGTCGCCGTG acGTTCGGGCAGAAGGTGCTGGGCGTCATGGCCTGGGTGATGCCGCTCGCCGTCGCGCTCTCCACCTTCGGGGGGGTCAACGGCTCCCTCTTCACCTGCTCGCG gctGTTCTACGCGGGGGCGCGGGAGGGCCACCTGCCGGCTCTGCTGGCCATGATCCACGTGGAGCGGCGCACCCCCATCCCCGCCCTGCTGGTCACC tGCGTCTCCACCCTGCTGATGCTGGTGACGGGCGACATCTACACCCTGATCAACTACGTGGGCTTCGTCAACTACCTGTGGTACGGCGTCACCGTCGCCGGGCTGGTGGCGCTGCGGTGGCGGCAGCCGCGCCGGCCACGCCCCATCCGG GTCAGCCTGTGCTTCCCCGCCCTGTACCTGCTCTTCTGGGCCGccctcctgctcttctccctctgGTCGGAGCCCCTCGTCTGCGGCATCGGCCTGGGCATCATGGCCACCGGCGCCCCCCTCTACCtgctgggggtgcgggggggaccccggccccccgccctgCGCCGCGCTATGG ACGCCCTGACGCGCTTCGGGCAGCGCCTCTGCCTGGTGGTGTACCCCCTCGCCGGCGGCGACGCCGCCGCGCCCCACGGCgaccagcagcagcccctcacctcccagccccacaactgA
- the PABPN1 gene encoding polyadenylate-binding protein 2, with protein sequence MEEEAEKLKELQNEVEKQMNMSPPPGNAGPVIMSLEEKMEADARSIYVGNVDYGATAEELEAHFHGCGSVNRVTILCDKYSGHPKGFAYIEFSDKESVRTSMALDESLFRGRQIKVIPKRTNRPGISTTDRGFPRTRYRGRGGGYSATRARFYSGYSRPRGRAYRGRARATSWYSPY encoded by the exons ATGGAGGAAGAGGCGGAAAAACTGAAAGAGCTGCAGAACGAAGTGGAGAAGCAGATGAACATGAGCCCCCCGCCGGGCAACG CCGGCCCGGTCATCATGTCcctggaggagaaaatggaGGCGGACGCTCGCTCCATCTACGTGGGCAAC GTGGACTACGGGGCCACGGCGGAGGAGCTGGAGGCCCACTTCCACGGCTGCGGCTCCGTCAACCGCGTCACCATCCTGTGCGACAAGTACAGCGGCCACCCCAAGGG GTTCGCCTACATCGAGTTTTCCGACAAAGAATCGGTGCGGACGTCGATGGCGCTGGATGAGTCCCTGTTCCGCGGGCGGCAAATTAAG GTGATCCCCAAACGAACCAACCGGCCTGGCATCAGCACGACGGACCGGGGCTTTCCCCGCACGCGTTaccggggccgcggcggcggtTACAGCGCGACTCGCGCCCGCTTCTACAGCGGCTACAGTCGTCCTCGCGGGCGGGCCTACAG GGGCCGGGCCAGAGCCACCTCATGGTACTCCCCCTATTAG
- the MAGEC1 gene encoding melanoma-associated antigen C1, protein FSSFSSSFSSSFSFSFSSSSSSFSSSLSSSSFSLSLSSSLSLSSSSSSLSFSSSSSSSFSSSFSSSSSLSFSSSFSSSFSLSSSSSSLSSLSSSLSSSSSSSSSSSSLSSSSSSSSSLSSFSSSSSSLSSSSSSSSLSFSSSSFLSSFSSSSFSSSSLS, encoded by the exons ttctcctccttctcctcctccttctcctcctccttctccttctccttctcctcctcctcctcc tccttctcctcctccttgtcctcctcctccttctccttgtccttgtcctcctccttgtccttgtcctcctcctcctcctccctgtccttctcctcctcctcctcctcctccttctcctcctctttctcctcctcctcctccttgtccttctcctcctccttctcctcctccttctccttgtcctcctcctcctcctcgttgtcctccttgtcctcctccttgtcctcctcctcctcctcctcgtcctcctcctcctccttgtcctcatcctcctcgtcctcctcctccttgtcctccttctcc tcctcctcctcctccctgtcctcctcctcctcctcctcctccctgtccttctcctcctcctccttcttgtcctccttctcctcctcctccttctcctcctcctcctt GTCCTGA